The following proteins are co-located in the Octopus sinensis linkage group LG24, ASM634580v1, whole genome shotgun sequence genome:
- the LOC115223805 gene encoding uncharacterized protein DDB_G0271670 isoform X3 yields MYPLAIRFNSLTLPADNHDFCSWPFNRTYNVEIKHRFSKSLTRSSCEEISEAECNDTTIRFNPKFITSKNIVSVPLESTVLLTIHLKNRESPSSVTSRLAFKLHESMETNNNYELQELNHKSSVSIHFLQLWKNSLSIKNDTNALEKEVNACPENNPDDSKTIVQGDLFSYSEKAIWKMIDENVQRAKISDSSSNNNDTQKKLSDINWSSGEKENINKEHLSKNTQPGSKNDSENSKDNMSEPPQNISTITDSPSLPLVSPPSPSSATAATPESTSNTSERKVSLADIVFPAANKSASSPLPSSSTTPVASSSPFQSIQPSTSTSQPQETSSKSLTSQLLTHEAVFINASTVFANKHASESTGSLPVTKATSTSTPTTTTPTTTTPTTTTPTTEAESTTHSPTEHLTTTANIQPTTTTTTTTTTTTTTTTTSSAPTSAAAAAETTETTMSTTDDDGLSMTSMPTDTDNSQVNPKADPTGNYPNNLEKNSTEASPVNSTDDSLVNSTDDSLVNSTEASLVNSTEASLVNSTDDSLVNSTDASLVNSTDASLVNSTDASLVNSTAISEPITMTEKIEEESSDVIIWPVAIGLVIGIPSLIIFSIAFCIITKQRHIDPRQFFFSAFGDEASSIR; encoded by the exons ATGTATCCATTGGCAATCCGATTCAACAGCCTCACACTACCAGCTGACAACCACGACTTCTGTTCTTGGCCATTCAACCGAACTTACAATGTGGAAATAAAACATAGGTTTAGCaa GAGCCTCACACGGAGTTCTTGTGAAGAGATTTCGGAAGCAGAATGTAATGATACGACAATTAGATTTAATCCAAAATTCATTACAAGCAAAAATATTGTGTCGGTTCCATTGGAA TCCACGGTGTTATTAACCATTCACCTGAAGAATAGAGAATCACCTTCTTCTGTGACTTCCAGATTGGCATTTAAACTACATGAATCCATGGAAACTAACAATAATTATGAGTTGCAGGAACTGAACCATAAATCCAG tGTGTCGATCCACTTCTTACAATTATGGAAAAATTCTTTGTCCATCAAAAATGACACCAATGCCTTAGAAAAGGAAGTGAATGCTTGTCCTGAAAATAATCCAGACGACTCCAAGACAATTGTCCAGGgagatttattttcttattcagaAAAGgccatttggaaaatgatagatgAAAATGTCCAAAGAGCTAAAATTTCCGATTCTtcttcaaataataatgatactcaGAAGAAACTTTCAGACATAAATTGGTCGtctggagagaaagaaaatattaacaaagaACATTTGTCGAAGAATACCCAGCCAGGGAGTAAAAATGACAGTGAGAACTCCAAAGATAACATGTCAGAGCCACCACAAAACATTTCAACAATCACAGATTCGCCATCGCTACCCTTAGTATCACCACCCTCACCTTCATCAGCGACAGCAGCTACACCAGAATCAACATCAAACACATCAGAGAGAAAAGTGTCATTGGCTGATATAGTTTTCCCTGCGGCCAATAAGTCAGCATCGTCCCCACTTCCTTCCTCTTCCACCACCCCGGTCGCATCAAGCTCACCGTTCCAGTCCATACAACCCTCGACGTCCACCTCACAGCCGCAGGAGACGTCTTCTAAAAGTCTGACATCGCAGCTGCTCACTCACGAAGCCGTGTTCATTAACGCGTCAACAGTTTTTGCCAACAAGCACGCATCGGAGTCCACTGGAAGCCTTCCTGTAACTAAGGCAACATCGACATCAAcg ccaacaacaacaacaccaacaacaacaacaccaacaacaacaacaccaactacaGAAGCAGAGAGTACAACACACTCACCTACTGAACATCTCACAACCACAGCAAATATCCAgccaactactaccactactaccactaccactaccactactactactactactactagctctgcaccaacatcagcagcagcagcagcagaaacaacagaaacaacaatgtcaacaacagATGACGATGGCTTATCAATGACTTCGATGCCAACCGATACAGATAACTCACAGGTGAACCCTAAAGCAGATCCAACGGGGAACTATCCAAATAATTTGGAGAAGAACAGTACAGAAGCTTCACCAGTGAACAGTACAGATGATTCACTGGTGAACAGTACAGATGATTCACTGGTGAACAGTACAGAAGCTTCACTAGTGAACAGTACAGAAGCTTCACTGGTGAACAGTACAGATGATTCACTGGTGAACAGTACTGATGCTTCACTAGTGAACAGTACAGATGCTTCATTGGTGAACAGTACAGATGCTTCACTAGTGAACAGTACAGCAATAAGTGAACCAATAACCATGACAGAAAAAATTGAAGAGGAAAGCTCCGATGTTATAATCTGGCCGGTCGCAATTGGTCTTGTGATTGGAATCCCTTCGCTTATTATCTTTTCAATTGCTTTTTGCATCATAACGAAGCAAAG GCATATTGATCCTAGACAATTCTTTTTCTCTGCATTTGGAGATGAAGCCTCATCAATCAGATAA
- the LOC115223805 gene encoding putative GPI-anchored protein pfl2 isoform X1, whose protein sequence is MYPLAIRFNSLTLPADNHDFCSWPFNRTYNVEIKHRFSKSLTRSSCEEISEAECNDTTIRFNPKFITSKNIVSVPLESTVLLTIHLKNRESPSSVTSRLAFKLHESMETNNNYELQELNHKSSVSIHFLQLWKNSLSIKNDTNALEKEVNACPENNPDDSKTIVQGDLFSYSEKAIWKMIDENVQRAKISDSSSNNNDTQKKLSDINWSSGEKENINKEHLSKNTQPGSKNDSENSKDNMSEPPQNISTITDSPSLPLVSPPSPSSATAATPESTSNTSERKVSLADIVFPAANKSASSPLPSSSTTPVASSSPFQSIQPSTSTSQPQETSSKSLTSQLLTHEAVFINASTVFANKHASESTGSLPVTKATSTSTSTPPTTTTTTTPTTTTPTTTPTTTTPTTTTPTTTTPTTEAESTTHSPTEHLTTTANIQPTTTTTTTTTTTTTTTTTSSAPTSAAAAAETTETTMSTTDDDGLSMTSMPTDTDNSQVNPKADPTGNYPNNLEKNSTEASPVNSTDDSLVNSTDDSLVNSTEASLVNSTEASLVNSTDDSLVNSTDASLVNSTDASLVNSTDASLVNSTAISEPITMTEKIEEESSDVIIWPVAIGLVIGIPSLIIFSIAFCIITKQRHIDPRQFFFSAFGDEASSIR, encoded by the exons ATGTATCCATTGGCAATCCGATTCAACAGCCTCACACTACCAGCTGACAACCACGACTTCTGTTCTTGGCCATTCAACCGAACTTACAATGTGGAAATAAAACATAGGTTTAGCaa GAGCCTCACACGGAGTTCTTGTGAAGAGATTTCGGAAGCAGAATGTAATGATACGACAATTAGATTTAATCCAAAATTCATTACAAGCAAAAATATTGTGTCGGTTCCATTGGAA TCCACGGTGTTATTAACCATTCACCTGAAGAATAGAGAATCACCTTCTTCTGTGACTTCCAGATTGGCATTTAAACTACATGAATCCATGGAAACTAACAATAATTATGAGTTGCAGGAACTGAACCATAAATCCAG tGTGTCGATCCACTTCTTACAATTATGGAAAAATTCTTTGTCCATCAAAAATGACACCAATGCCTTAGAAAAGGAAGTGAATGCTTGTCCTGAAAATAATCCAGACGACTCCAAGACAATTGTCCAGGgagatttattttcttattcagaAAAGgccatttggaaaatgatagatgAAAATGTCCAAAGAGCTAAAATTTCCGATTCTtcttcaaataataatgatactcaGAAGAAACTTTCAGACATAAATTGGTCGtctggagagaaagaaaatattaacaaagaACATTTGTCGAAGAATACCCAGCCAGGGAGTAAAAATGACAGTGAGAACTCCAAAGATAACATGTCAGAGCCACCACAAAACATTTCAACAATCACAGATTCGCCATCGCTACCCTTAGTATCACCACCCTCACCTTCATCAGCGACAGCAGCTACACCAGAATCAACATCAAACACATCAGAGAGAAAAGTGTCATTGGCTGATATAGTTTTCCCTGCGGCCAATAAGTCAGCATCGTCCCCACTTCCTTCCTCTTCCACCACCCCGGTCGCATCAAGCTCACCGTTCCAGTCCATACAACCCTCGACGTCCACCTCACAGCCGCAGGAGACGTCTTCTAAAAGTCTGACATCGCAGCTGCTCACTCACGAAGCCGTGTTCATTAACGCGTCAACAGTTTTTGCCAACAAGCACGCATCGGAGTCCACTGGAAGCCTTCCTGTAACTAAGGCAACATCGACATCAAcgtcaacaccaccaacaacaacaacaacaa caacaccaacaacaacaacaccaacaacaacaccaacaacaacaacaccaacaacaacaacaccaacaacaacaacaccaactacaGAAGCAGAGAGTACAACACACTCACCTACTGAACATCTCACAACCACAGCAAATATCCAgccaactactaccactactaccactaccactaccactactactactactactactagctctgcaccaacatcagcagcagcagcagcagaaacaacagaaacaacaatgtcaacaacagATGACGATGGCTTATCAATGACTTCGATGCCAACCGATACAGATAACTCACAGGTGAACCCTAAAGCAGATCCAACGGGGAACTATCCAAATAATTTGGAGAAGAACAGTACAGAAGCTTCACCAGTGAACAGTACAGATGATTCACTGGTGAACAGTACAGATGATTCACTGGTGAACAGTACAGAAGCTTCACTAGTGAACAGTACAGAAGCTTCACTGGTGAACAGTACAGATGATTCACTGGTGAACAGTACTGATGCTTCACTAGTGAACAGTACAGATGCTTCATTGGTGAACAGTACAGATGCTTCACTAGTGAACAGTACAGCAATAAGTGAACCAATAACCATGACAGAAAAAATTGAAGAGGAAAGCTCCGATGTTATAATCTGGCCGGTCGCAATTGGTCTTGTGATTGGAATCCCTTCGCTTATTATCTTTTCAATTGCTTTTTGCATCATAACGAAGCAAAG GCATATTGATCCTAGACAATTCTTTTTCTCTGCATTTGGAGATGAAGCCTCATCAATCAGATAA
- the LOC115223805 gene encoding putative GPI-anchored protein pfl2 isoform X2 — protein sequence MYPLAIRFNSLTLPADNHDFCSWPFNRTYNVEIKHRFSKSLTRSSCEEISEAECNDTTIRFNPKFITSKNIVSVPLESTVLLTIHLKNRESPSSVTSRLAFKLHESMETNNNYELQELNHKSSVSIHFLQLWKNSLSIKNDTNALEKEVNACPENNPDDSKTIVQGDLFSYSEKAIWKMIDENVQRAKISDSSSNNNDTQKKLSDINWSSGEKENINKEHLSKNTQPGSKNDSENSKDNMSEPPQNISTITDSPSLPLVSPPSPSSATAATPESTSNTSERKVSLADIVFPAANKSASSPLPSSSTTPVASSSPFQSIQPSTSTSQPQETSSKSLTSQLLTHEAVFINASTVFANKHASESTGSLPVTKATSTSTPTTTTPTTTPTTTTPTTTTPTTTTPTTEAESTTHSPTEHLTTTANIQPTTTTTTTTTTTTTTTTTSSAPTSAAAAAETTETTMSTTDDDGLSMTSMPTDTDNSQVNPKADPTGNYPNNLEKNSTEASPVNSTDDSLVNSTDDSLVNSTEASLVNSTEASLVNSTDDSLVNSTDASLVNSTDASLVNSTDASLVNSTAISEPITMTEKIEEESSDVIIWPVAIGLVIGIPSLIIFSIAFCIITKQRHIDPRQFFFSAFGDEASSIR from the exons ATGTATCCATTGGCAATCCGATTCAACAGCCTCACACTACCAGCTGACAACCACGACTTCTGTTCTTGGCCATTCAACCGAACTTACAATGTGGAAATAAAACATAGGTTTAGCaa GAGCCTCACACGGAGTTCTTGTGAAGAGATTTCGGAAGCAGAATGTAATGATACGACAATTAGATTTAATCCAAAATTCATTACAAGCAAAAATATTGTGTCGGTTCCATTGGAA TCCACGGTGTTATTAACCATTCACCTGAAGAATAGAGAATCACCTTCTTCTGTGACTTCCAGATTGGCATTTAAACTACATGAATCCATGGAAACTAACAATAATTATGAGTTGCAGGAACTGAACCATAAATCCAG tGTGTCGATCCACTTCTTACAATTATGGAAAAATTCTTTGTCCATCAAAAATGACACCAATGCCTTAGAAAAGGAAGTGAATGCTTGTCCTGAAAATAATCCAGACGACTCCAAGACAATTGTCCAGGgagatttattttcttattcagaAAAGgccatttggaaaatgatagatgAAAATGTCCAAAGAGCTAAAATTTCCGATTCTtcttcaaataataatgatactcaGAAGAAACTTTCAGACATAAATTGGTCGtctggagagaaagaaaatattaacaaagaACATTTGTCGAAGAATACCCAGCCAGGGAGTAAAAATGACAGTGAGAACTCCAAAGATAACATGTCAGAGCCACCACAAAACATTTCAACAATCACAGATTCGCCATCGCTACCCTTAGTATCACCACCCTCACCTTCATCAGCGACAGCAGCTACACCAGAATCAACATCAAACACATCAGAGAGAAAAGTGTCATTGGCTGATATAGTTTTCCCTGCGGCCAATAAGTCAGCATCGTCCCCACTTCCTTCCTCTTCCACCACCCCGGTCGCATCAAGCTCACCGTTCCAGTCCATACAACCCTCGACGTCCACCTCACAGCCGCAGGAGACGTCTTCTAAAAGTCTGACATCGCAGCTGCTCACTCACGAAGCCGTGTTCATTAACGCGTCAACAGTTTTTGCCAACAAGCACGCATCGGAGTCCACTGGAAGCCTTCCTGTAACTAAGGCAACATCGACATCAAcg ccaacaacaacaacaccaacaacaacaccaacaacaacaacaccaacaacaacaacaccaacaacaacaacaccaactacaGAAGCAGAGAGTACAACACACTCACCTACTGAACATCTCACAACCACAGCAAATATCCAgccaactactaccactactaccactaccactaccactactactactactactactagctctgcaccaacatcagcagcagcagcagcagaaacaacagaaacaacaatgtcaacaacagATGACGATGGCTTATCAATGACTTCGATGCCAACCGATACAGATAACTCACAGGTGAACCCTAAAGCAGATCCAACGGGGAACTATCCAAATAATTTGGAGAAGAACAGTACAGAAGCTTCACCAGTGAACAGTACAGATGATTCACTGGTGAACAGTACAGATGATTCACTGGTGAACAGTACAGAAGCTTCACTAGTGAACAGTACAGAAGCTTCACTGGTGAACAGTACAGATGATTCACTGGTGAACAGTACTGATGCTTCACTAGTGAACAGTACAGATGCTTCATTGGTGAACAGTACAGATGCTTCACTAGTGAACAGTACAGCAATAAGTGAACCAATAACCATGACAGAAAAAATTGAAGAGGAAAGCTCCGATGTTATAATCTGGCCGGTCGCAATTGGTCTTGTGATTGGAATCCCTTCGCTTATTATCTTTTCAATTGCTTTTTGCATCATAACGAAGCAAAG GCATATTGATCCTAGACAATTCTTTTTCTCTGCATTTGGAGATGAAGCCTCATCAATCAGATAA